The Mytilus trossulus isolate FHL-02 chromosome 3, PNRI_Mtr1.1.1.hap1, whole genome shotgun sequence genome contains a region encoding:
- the LOC134711256 gene encoding cancer-related nucleoside-triphosphatase homolog isoform X2, translated as MATNTARIILLTGVPGVGKTTLIKEICKVLKTKSVNVQGFYTQEVRERGQRTGFSVITLDGEHGPLATVQSSSDIPSGRQYTVGKYNVCLQSFENTALPTLQVKDKQNRVIIIDEIGKMELFSQSFIRHVKHILDTKGLTVIATIPVPKGRPLQLVEEVRARPDALVFTITKENRDNILADISSSVMLSLKDNT; from the exons ATGGCAACTAACACAGCAAGAATTATTTTACTTACTGGCGTGCCAG GTGTAGGAAAAACAACacttataaaagaaatatgtaaagTTTTAAAGACAAAGTCAGTAAATGTGCAGGGGTTTTATACCCAGGAAGTCAGAGAAAGGGGACAGAGGACAGGTTTTAGTGTTATAACACTGGATGGGGAACATGGTCCTTTAGCAACAGTACAGTCTAGTAG TGATATACCAAGTGGCAGACAGTACACTGTTGGAAAGTACAATGTCTGTTTACAGTCTTTTGAAAATACAGCCTTACCTACACTGCAAGTTAAG GATAAACAGAACAGAGTCATTATCATAGATGAGATTGGGAAAATGGAGTTATTTAGTCAGAGTTTTATCAGAcatgtcaaacatattttggaTACAAAAGGTTTAACTGTCATAGCAACAATACCTGTGCCAAAGGGGAGACCACTCCAGCTGGTAGAGGAAGTTCGAGCAAGACCAGATGCACTAGTTTTTACA atAACTAAGGAAAATAGAGACAATATTTTAGCAGATATATCATCATCTGTGATGCTGTCATTAAAAGACAATACCTGA
- the LOC134711256 gene encoding cancer-related nucleoside-triphosphatase homolog isoform X1 translates to MATNTARIILLTGVPGVGKTTLIKEICKVLKTKSVNVQGFYTQEVRERGQRTGFSVITLDGEHGPLATVQSSSDIPSGRQYTVGKYNVCLQSFENTALPTLQVKVFKDKQNRVIIIDEIGKMELFSQSFIRHVKHILDTKGLTVIATIPVPKGRPLQLVEEVRARPDALVFTITKENRDNILADISSSVMLSLKDNT, encoded by the exons ATGGCAACTAACACAGCAAGAATTATTTTACTTACTGGCGTGCCAG GTGTAGGAAAAACAACacttataaaagaaatatgtaaagTTTTAAAGACAAAGTCAGTAAATGTGCAGGGGTTTTATACCCAGGAAGTCAGAGAAAGGGGACAGAGGACAGGTTTTAGTGTTATAACACTGGATGGGGAACATGGTCCTTTAGCAACAGTACAGTCTAGTAG TGATATACCAAGTGGCAGACAGTACACTGTTGGAAAGTACAATGTCTGTTTACAGTCTTTTGAAAATACAGCCTTACCTACACTGCAAGTTAAGGTATTTA AGGATAAACAGAACAGAGTCATTATCATAGATGAGATTGGGAAAATGGAGTTATTTAGTCAGAGTTTTATCAGAcatgtcaaacatattttggaTACAAAAGGTTTAACTGTCATAGCAACAATACCTGTGCCAAAGGGGAGACCACTCCAGCTGGTAGAGGAAGTTCGAGCAAGACCAGATGCACTAGTTTTTACA atAACTAAGGAAAATAGAGACAATATTTTAGCAGATATATCATCATCTGTGATGCTGTCATTAAAAGACAATACCTGA
- the LOC134711255 gene encoding leucine-rich repeat-containing protein 57-like, with amino-acid sequence MGNSPVKQHIDTAQKTGACQLSKLGIKEFPEDLYQLAKNLRTLDLSENKLHGLPQQIGNFTSLKSLILNNNKLESLPAEIGNLKKLETLSLENNHITSVPSSLCNLTNLRTINLSGNQIKVFPADLSKLRQLDALNLSRNGITTIPESVSSCQAIEINLNQNQVSVLPESVAKCPRLKVLRLEENCLEISAFTPQIMKHSQIALLAIEGNVFDFKQFNNLDGYEEYMERFTATKKKFN; translated from the exons atgggAAACTCCCCAGTAAAACAACATATTGATACAGCACAGAAAACTGGAGCTTGTCAACTCAGTAAACTTGGAATCAAAGAG tttcCTGAAGATTTATACCAACTAGCTAAAAACTTGAGAACACttgatttgtctgaaaataaaCTACATGGACTGCCACAGCAAATAGGAAATTTTACTTCTTTAAAGAGTTTGATactaaataacaacaaattag aaaGTCTACCAGCAGAAATAGGAAATTTAAAGAAGCTTGAAACATTATCTTTGGAAAACAACCACATAACATCAGTACCTTCCTCTTTATGTAATCTGACAAATCTGAGAACAATAAACCTATCTGGTAACCAGATAAAAGTGTTCCCTGCTGACCTTAGTAAACTTAGGCAGCTTGATGCTTTAAATTTGTCACGGAATGGAATTACAACTATTCCAGAAAGTGTTTCATCGTGTCAGGCTATAGAAATTAATCTTAACCAAAATCAG GTATCTGTTTTACCTGAAAGTGTGGCCAAATGTCCACGATTAAAAGTGTTAAGATTAGAAGAAAACTGTTTAGAAATCTCAGCATTTACACCACAGATTATGAAACATTCACAAATAGCATTATTAGCTATAGAAGGAAATGTATTTGACTTTAAACAGTTCAACAATCTGGATGGTTATGAAGAG tACATGGAAAGATTTACAGCAACAAAGAAAAAGTTCAACTGA